The Nitrospira sp. KM1 genome includes a window with the following:
- a CDS encoding PstS family phosphate ABC transporter substrate-binding protein codes for MLASSINQFRLGLFLIVASMAICLTATAQAEQGGPFAAVSPEANLARYNPKVHATGTFKIRGSDTMYPVLSRLVTEFQRRQPNVTIEVKPFGSNPAIEEFLQPPLHKTGKVMLSEEVPKQFTLTATSRELFDTEIKEFVSQHGYEPIAVPVAVDAVAVYVHKDNPIAGLTLEQVDAMFSTTRLRGHKTAITQWGQLELPDTWNNAPIQLYGRDRKSGTRSFFKDHGLGGGEFVPSLHENPGAASVILSLSRDQLGVGYSGLGLQGSMVRAVPLAETAGMPFVPPSSATVADQTYPLRRVLYLYVNKSPKAPLPPAAQEFLAYIMSHEGQEAVIKAGFFPLPLNQVQKNAVALGGSPEAAPLMR; via the coding sequence ATGCTGGCATCGTCCATCAACCAGTTCCGTCTCGGCCTGTTTCTGATCGTCGCAAGCATGGCCATCTGCTTGACTGCGACTGCTCAGGCTGAACAGGGGGGCCCATTTGCCGCCGTCAGCCCTGAGGCCAATCTCGCCAGATATAATCCCAAGGTTCATGCAACAGGAACCTTTAAGATCCGGGGATCGGACACGATGTATCCCGTCCTGTCCCGTCTCGTGACGGAGTTTCAGCGTCGCCAGCCCAATGTCACCATCGAGGTAAAGCCATTCGGGTCCAATCCTGCAATCGAGGAATTTTTACAACCACCTTTGCATAAGACCGGAAAGGTCATGCTCTCCGAGGAAGTACCAAAACAGTTTACCTTGACGGCGACGTCGAGAGAGCTGTTTGATACGGAGATCAAAGAATTCGTATCTCAGCATGGCTATGAACCAATAGCCGTACCGGTGGCCGTCGATGCTGTCGCCGTCTATGTACACAAAGATAATCCGATTGCTGGCCTCACGTTGGAACAAGTGGATGCCATGTTTTCAACGACCCGCCTGCGAGGACATAAGACAGCGATCACTCAGTGGGGTCAACTCGAACTTCCAGACACATGGAACAACGCTCCTATCCAGCTCTATGGGCGAGATCGGAAATCCGGTACCAGATCATTCTTTAAAGACCACGGGCTGGGGGGAGGCGAATTTGTTCCATCCTTGCACGAAAATCCTGGAGCGGCTTCCGTCATTCTGAGCCTCAGTCGAGACCAACTGGGAGTGGGATACAGTGGGTTGGGTCTGCAGGGTTCGATGGTTCGCGCTGTGCCTCTGGCGGAAACGGCAGGAATGCCTTTCGTGCCGCCCTCATCTGCCACTGTTGCGGATCAGACCTATCCTCTTCGTCGAGTCCTCTACCTGTACGTCAACAAATCTCCCAAGGCCCCTTTGCCCCCCGCCGCACAAGAATTCTTGGCGTATATCATGAGCCATGAAGGCCAGGAAGCAGTGATCAAGGCAGGGTTTTTCCCGTTGCCGCTCAATCAAGTGCAGAAAAATGCCGTTGCCTTGGGCGGGTCACCCGAAGCAGCTCCTCTGATGCGATAG
- the gspF gene encoding type II secretion system inner membrane protein GspF, with protein MPVYHYRGYKNDGGTATGIIDAESPKVARLKLRKDGVFPTEMAEQGGAAVAGAVSERSVAVPSASGRSSALSTSDVAMMTRQLATLLVAGLPLVDAIGVLMDQTDKKVAKGILANVREEIRGGKAYSAVLEQYPKEFSTIYVHMVRAGEASGALDQILFRLAEFLEKQLALKHKVTNAILYPALMLLVGVVVLFFLMTFVVPKITAVFANLKQALPWPTVVLMTLSQWCSDYWPVMLGVVIGAAWITRRAVRTESGRLMADRLILKLPLIGDVARMVSISRLSSTLATMLASGVQLLEALDVSKRVMNNRVLERAVEEARENIREGETIAEPLKRSGEFPSIVTHMIAVGERSGEMEEMLRRIGQIYDGEVDRVITRFTSLLEPIMILIMGVLVFFIVVAILLPIFEMGQMVR; from the coding sequence ATGCCGGTCTACCACTATCGGGGCTATAAAAACGACGGGGGCACGGCGACCGGCATCATCGACGCCGAGAGTCCCAAGGTCGCGCGCCTCAAACTCCGCAAAGACGGCGTCTTCCCGACCGAAATGGCGGAACAGGGAGGAGCCGCCGTCGCGGGTGCGGTGTCCGAACGCTCTGTCGCCGTTCCCTCCGCAAGTGGACGCTCATCGGCGCTGTCCACCAGCGACGTCGCGATGATGACCCGTCAGTTGGCCACCCTCCTCGTGGCCGGGCTTCCGCTGGTCGACGCCATCGGCGTCTTGATGGATCAGACCGATAAAAAAGTGGCAAAAGGAATTCTCGCCAACGTGCGTGAAGAGATCCGCGGCGGCAAGGCTTACAGCGCCGTGCTCGAGCAATATCCCAAAGAATTTTCAACCATCTACGTCCATATGGTCAGGGCCGGTGAGGCGAGCGGAGCGTTGGATCAGATTTTGTTTCGTCTTGCGGAATTCCTCGAGAAACAGCTGGCGTTGAAGCACAAGGTCACCAACGCCATTCTCTATCCCGCGCTCATGCTGCTGGTGGGGGTCGTGGTGCTGTTTTTTCTGATGACCTTCGTCGTCCCGAAGATTACCGCCGTCTTCGCCAATCTCAAACAGGCGCTGCCCTGGCCGACCGTCGTCCTGATGACACTCAGCCAGTGGTGTTCCGATTATTGGCCGGTCATGCTGGGCGTGGTCATCGGCGCAGCATGGATCACTCGACGGGCCGTCAGAACCGAGAGCGGACGCCTCATGGCCGACCGCCTGATTCTCAAGTTGCCGCTGATCGGCGACGTGGCGCGCATGGTCTCGATCTCGCGCCTCTCGAGTACGCTGGCTACCATGCTGGCCAGCGGCGTTCAACTCCTCGAAGCGTTGGACGTCTCCAAACGCGTGATGAACAACCGCGTGCTGGAGCGTGCCGTCGAAGAAGCGCGGGAAAATATCCGTGAAGGAGAGACCATCGCCGAGCCGTTGAAGCGCAGCGGAGAGTTTCCCTCGATCGTCACTCACATGATCGCGGTCGGCGAGCGCAGCGGCGAGATGGAGGAAATGCTGCGGCGGATCGGGCAAATCTATGACGGGGAAGTCGATCGGGTCATCACCCGCTTTACGTCGTTGCTCGAGCCGATCATGATCCTGATCATGGGCGTGCTGGTGTTTTTCATCGTTGTCGCCATCCTGTTGCCCATCTTCGAAATGGGCCAGATGGTACGGTAA
- a CDS encoding Tfp pilus assembly protein FimT/FimU encodes MESPTKNTLFRDSRGFTLLEIIIVLFLLGGMLSIIIPRIGASGNLGAAGRKFIALFRTLQDLSMSQQKTVRLYLDLDRGQYWPMLIDGNQEKIPLDPEPMWQKPFDFPDAIRIADLQVGQTKSSAGRVDVYFYPNGRIDPAILHLVNDDNHVLGFRVDPVSSDISLTDQRIEPPKPWIIPERVKPLLQIQQSLPGMRQNNPLGQR; translated from the coding sequence ATGGAATCGCCTACAAAAAATACACTCTTCCGCGACTCTCGTGGCTTCACCTTGCTCGAGATCATCATCGTGCTGTTCTTGCTCGGCGGAATGCTCAGCATCATCATCCCCCGAATCGGAGCCAGCGGAAATTTAGGAGCGGCTGGCCGCAAGTTCATCGCCTTGTTCCGCACGCTCCAGGACCTTTCGATGTCCCAGCAAAAGACCGTCCGCTTGTATTTGGATCTCGATCGCGGGCAGTACTGGCCGATGCTGATAGACGGGAATCAGGAAAAGATTCCACTCGATCCGGAGCCGATGTGGCAGAAGCCGTTCGATTTTCCGGATGCGATCCGTATCGCCGACCTGCAAGTCGGCCAAACCAAGAGCAGTGCAGGGAGGGTGGACGTTTATTTCTATCCCAACGGCCGGATCGACCCCGCTATTCTCCATTTGGTCAATGACGACAACCACGTGCTCGGTTTTCGGGTGGATCCTGTGTCTTCCGATATCAGCCTGACCGACCAGCGGATCGAGCCGCCAAAACCCTGGATCATCCCCGAACGCGTCAAGCCGCTGCTTCAGATCCAGCAGAGTCTGCCGGGCATGAGACAAAACAATCCGTTGGGACAACGTTAA
- the gspK gene encoding type II secretion system minor pseudopilin GspK: protein MPRSDERGVALLLALVVLALLVALVLEFDTEARREYRDAAAFRDNFKVDTLTRAAVQAARAVLMQDLIKDRQAGQYFDSTTDLWAFPITKYAIGDGFLTAQIEDERSKFNLNDLATTDPATKKAKILRAKRLFELLLVSPDLVDAIVDWVDLDEIPEPTGAESLYYQTLHPPYRAANAPLQSVHDLRLIKGMTSASFDRLAPYVTVFPEEGDSKINLNTASPVVIQSLDPRISQSVAGEIIVGRPFKTLQMLDQVSSFEAVGKELRLQNLYDVKSDIFSARMTLTVNDVTKRAVVTLRRDTNTGNSTILYYRIL from the coding sequence ATGCCAAGGTCTGACGAGCGCGGTGTCGCTCTGCTTCTGGCCTTGGTCGTCCTCGCACTGCTCGTCGCCCTCGTCCTCGAATTTGACACAGAGGCCCGGCGGGAATACCGCGATGCCGCGGCGTTCCGCGATAATTTCAAGGTGGACACGTTGACACGAGCCGCGGTCCAGGCAGCCCGCGCCGTGCTGATGCAGGATCTGATCAAAGACCGGCAAGCCGGACAATACTTCGATTCCACCACCGATCTGTGGGCGTTTCCAATCACGAAGTATGCGATCGGCGACGGGTTCTTGACTGCGCAAATCGAAGACGAACGATCCAAGTTCAATCTGAACGATCTGGCCACGACCGATCCTGCCACCAAGAAAGCCAAAATCCTCAGAGCGAAGCGTCTGTTTGAACTGCTGCTGGTCAGCCCGGACCTCGTCGATGCGATCGTCGATTGGGTGGACTTGGACGAAATCCCCGAACCGACAGGTGCGGAGTCCTTGTATTACCAAACGCTTCATCCACCGTACCGCGCGGCCAATGCCCCCCTCCAGAGCGTGCACGATCTTCGGTTGATCAAGGGCATGACCTCCGCCAGTTTCGACAGGCTCGCCCCATACGTGACCGTGTTCCCCGAGGAAGGCGACAGCAAGATCAACCTCAACACGGCCTCACCCGTCGTCATACAATCACTCGACCCCCGCATCAGTCAGTCAGTCGCCGGTGAAATTATCGTGGGACGGCCATTTAAGACACTCCAAATGCTCGACCAGGTCAGCAGCTTCGAGGCGGTGGGCAAGGAACTTCGGTTGCAGAATCTTTACGATGTGAAAAGCGATATTTTTTCGGCGCGCATGACCCTGACGGTCAACGACGTCACCAAACGTGCCGTCGTCACACTTCGGCGGGATACCAATACCGGCAATAGCACCATCCTCTATTATCGAATCCTGTAA
- the gspN gene encoding type II secretion system protein GspN: MGHSGYSIMTGRIVWPSAVSIKKEPFLWVAAALFCFLLFLYITFPFGALQSRILSEISRNTGWTIRAADWSVGFPFGIEWHDVTLAKPPVPALQIDTLRLMIPLLVQFTGQRKLEGIVQFPGGSKSGAGKISATVTASSWSFQGPASVQAHVHQVDLSTLVKPFVTKGLLQADIAHESTARPGTVNFAGKGTVNAEVKDLLLEHIPIGQTALPPLAFNHATLTLSCRDASCEVTDMKADGPDGSITAKGQLTLQQPLDHTTLDLTVTILAGAGWAQKSAGLPIPTPPAGTPLIFKLIGTVANPRLSV, from the coding sequence ATGGGTCACTCCGGGTATTCCATCATGACCGGGAGAATCGTCTGGCCGAGCGCTGTCAGCATAAAGAAAGAACCTTTCCTCTGGGTAGCGGCTGCGCTGTTCTGTTTTCTGCTGTTCCTCTATATCACCTTTCCGTTCGGAGCCCTGCAATCGCGCATTCTGTCGGAGATCTCGAGGAACACGGGCTGGACCATTCGCGCCGCTGATTGGTCTGTCGGATTTCCCTTTGGCATTGAATGGCACGATGTGACTCTGGCCAAACCTCCGGTTCCTGCGTTGCAAATCGACACCCTGCGTCTGATGATCCCGCTGCTTGTTCAGTTCACGGGACAACGCAAACTTGAGGGTATCGTCCAGTTTCCAGGAGGATCCAAATCCGGCGCCGGGAAGATTTCCGCCACGGTGACGGCCTCATCCTGGTCATTCCAAGGCCCTGCCAGCGTTCAGGCGCATGTCCATCAGGTCGATCTGTCCACGCTGGTGAAACCATTCGTCACCAAAGGACTTTTGCAGGCCGACATCGCGCACGAATCGACCGCACGCCCGGGTACCGTCAACTTTGCGGGTAAAGGCACCGTGAACGCCGAAGTGAAGGACCTGTTGCTGGAACATATCCCGATCGGGCAAACGGCCCTTCCGCCCCTGGCATTCAACCACGCGACCCTGACGTTGTCCTGCCGGGATGCCTCGTGCGAGGTGACGGATATGAAAGCGGACGGCCCCGACGGCTCGATCACGGCGAAGGGGCAATTGACGCTCCAGCAACCGCTGGATCACACCACACTTGATCTGACAGTGACGATCCTAGCCGGTGCCGGATGGGCACAGAAATCAGCGGGACTTCCTATCCCCACCCCACCGGCCGGGACACCCCTCATATTCAAACTCATCGGAACAGTCGCAAATCCTCGACTATCTGTGTAA
- the pilM gene encoding pilus assembly protein PilM, which produces MIADCVGLDIGQTAFKAVRFRRRLTGRESVEYFHLPLPYGRPEAMEPARRAGLLRNFLWQHQLYGSGDIVTALPCQDLFIRTLSFPFRDNAKLAQVVPFEVENLIPMPLEDVAMGSMVLPAREMSEGAQKVRGAEVLVTAAPRDKMDEHLKFLASADLKPAVVGVDGMALYSVTQFLQQEGARVPGDLAIIDIGATKTTLCLVREGRPMLLRTVLWGSNHLTHALAVRYACNFAEAERRKRTMAVHEVDAWLEPLLKELRVTMHAQETNGRQRLSHCWVSGGGSKLKELGGHVAHELGLVPVGPRQGFGSTCPRAFSIAFGLAIHPKIVRPRWKTKVIGSDLAVDLNAGGDAAAAQSDATKQDRRFAIWGAAVLALLMVVDLSVRVMVKNTTLKDVKQALYTQFAQTFGEGGSPGEEVDVARYKVNQIEKSLAVIDGSRSNVLSHLSSLAKQLPRGVPLTVRDLTIDGTTVHLEAETTSFDAIEKIKQAFMTVDQFQDISISDTRVGAQANQVVFRLTYTASHP; this is translated from the coding sequence ATGATCGCTGATTGTGTGGGTCTCGATATCGGACAGACGGCATTCAAGGCCGTCCGGTTCCGCCGCCGCCTGACTGGACGCGAATCTGTCGAGTATTTCCATCTTCCCCTTCCATACGGCCGCCCCGAAGCCATGGAACCGGCCAGGCGTGCTGGCCTGCTGAGGAATTTCCTCTGGCAACATCAACTGTATGGAAGTGGCGACATCGTCACTGCTCTTCCCTGCCAGGATCTGTTCATCCGGACGCTCTCATTCCCTTTCCGCGACAATGCAAAACTGGCCCAGGTCGTTCCGTTCGAGGTAGAAAATCTCATTCCCATGCCTCTGGAAGACGTGGCCATGGGCAGCATGGTGTTGCCTGCCAGGGAGATGTCTGAAGGCGCACAGAAGGTCCGGGGCGCCGAAGTGCTGGTCACAGCCGCGCCCAGAGATAAAATGGACGAGCATCTCAAATTTCTTGCGTCGGCCGACCTGAAACCGGCGGTCGTCGGCGTGGATGGGATGGCGCTGTACTCCGTCACACAGTTTCTTCAGCAGGAAGGCGCCCGCGTCCCCGGCGATCTCGCCATCATCGACATCGGCGCAACCAAGACGACCTTGTGTCTGGTCAGAGAGGGCCGTCCCATGTTGCTGCGGACGGTGCTGTGGGGCAGCAATCACCTGACGCACGCATTGGCAGTCCGCTACGCCTGCAATTTCGCCGAAGCCGAGCGGCGTAAACGGACAATGGCCGTGCACGAGGTCGATGCCTGGCTTGAACCACTGCTGAAAGAATTGCGCGTCACGATGCACGCACAGGAAACCAACGGGCGTCAGCGGCTCTCGCATTGCTGGGTATCGGGCGGGGGGTCCAAGTTGAAGGAACTGGGCGGCCATGTGGCCCACGAACTGGGATTGGTTCCGGTCGGTCCGCGACAGGGATTCGGATCGACTTGTCCGCGAGCTTTTTCGATCGCGTTCGGCCTGGCGATTCATCCGAAGATCGTTCGTCCCCGCTGGAAGACCAAGGTCATCGGCTCGGACCTCGCCGTCGATTTGAATGCCGGAGGAGATGCTGCGGCGGCGCAGTCCGATGCCACAAAGCAGGATCGGCGGTTCGCGATCTGGGGCGCTGCGGTGCTGGCGCTGCTGATGGTCGTCGATCTGTCCGTGCGCGTGATGGTGAAGAACACGACGCTCAAAGATGTCAAACAGGCGTTATACACCCAATTTGCGCAAACCTTCGGCGAGGGAGGCAGCCCCGGCGAAGAGGTGGACGTCGCCCGTTACAAGGTGAATCAAATTGAAAAGAGCCTCGCCGTCATCGACGGAAGCCGCTCAAATGTGCTGTCGCATCTATCGAGCCTGGCCAAACAACTGCCCCGCGGAGTGCCTCTGACGGTGCGAGACCTGACGATCGACGGCACCACAGTGCACCTCGAGGCAGAAACGACGTCGTTCGATGCGATAGAGAAAATCAAACAAGCCTTCATGACGGTCGATCAGTTCCAAGACATTTCCATTTCTGACACGCGTGTCGGCGCTCAGGCGAACCAGGTCGTGTTCAGGCTCACCTATACGGCGTCGCACCCATGA
- the gspM gene encoding type II secretion system protein GspM, whose product MMAAFKERWRHMAPRERIIVSVGGVVVLLTLAFFVVVDPLLENIDKLERQVVRKNKERGELAVLAEEFNTKRARLAQREERLPHANASFSLLAFMEEAATSAQIREKIVGMQPQPPTTIQGYQETSVDLRLDGVQLPQLLSLLVLLEQSPYEIQVRHLQIKPKYDSPVNLDASLRIVTYAKV is encoded by the coding sequence ATGATGGCGGCATTCAAAGAACGCTGGCGTCATATGGCGCCACGGGAACGGATCATCGTCTCGGTGGGCGGTGTCGTGGTCCTCCTGACCCTGGCGTTTTTCGTCGTGGTCGATCCCCTGCTCGAGAACATCGACAAACTGGAGCGTCAAGTGGTCCGTAAAAACAAGGAACGGGGGGAATTGGCGGTGCTCGCGGAAGAATTCAACACCAAACGCGCGCGTCTCGCGCAACGCGAAGAGCGATTGCCGCATGCGAACGCCTCATTCTCGCTCCTGGCCTTCATGGAAGAAGCTGCGACGTCCGCTCAGATTCGCGAGAAGATCGTCGGCATGCAGCCGCAACCACCCACTACGATCCAAGGCTATCAGGAGACATCCGTCGATCTTCGCCTTGATGGCGTGCAACTCCCGCAACTCTTGTCGCTGCTCGTCCTGTTGGAACAGTCTCCATACGAGATCCAGGTCCGTCACCTCCAAATCAAACCGAAATACGACAGTCCGGTGAATCTTGATGCGTCCCTCAGGATCGTCACCTATGCCAAGGTCTGA
- a CDS encoding type II secretion system protein GspJ, whose amino-acid sequence MCLPPPRNSEQGFTLVEIILAVSLVGVIAAMVFSGLYLTATTIDRVRTATTEEQLLRSALQIMAEELRTSVSQMTSPWMGINAQIDGQAADTIAFLAVGQFKGMNTGQESELKRVIYTRERDQLLRFVRKNLYGLTDESIERMELLNKVKAFNVRYYDVKAGVWADEWDARARVAGPTAILIELTLMEESLGAEPRVIREWVTPGIPS is encoded by the coding sequence ATGTGTTTACCCCCCCCCAGAAACTCTGAACAGGGCTTCACCCTTGTCGAAATCATTCTCGCGGTGTCGCTGGTCGGCGTCATCGCCGCGATGGTCTTCAGCGGGCTCTATCTGACCGCGACCACCATCGACCGGGTGAGAACCGCCACGACGGAGGAGCAACTGTTGCGGAGTGCCTTGCAGATCATGGCCGAGGAATTGCGCACCAGCGTCAGCCAAATGACCAGCCCCTGGATGGGCATCAATGCGCAAATCGACGGCCAAGCTGCCGATACCATCGCCTTTCTTGCCGTCGGGCAGTTCAAAGGAATGAATACCGGACAGGAAAGCGAACTGAAGCGGGTGATTTATACAAGAGAGCGCGATCAACTGTTGCGGTTCGTGCGCAAAAACCTGTATGGATTGACCGATGAATCGATCGAGCGGATGGAACTGCTGAATAAGGTCAAGGCGTTCAATGTCCGCTACTACGACGTCAAGGCCGGTGTGTGGGCCGACGAATGGGATGCCCGAGCTCGCGTAGCCGGGCCCACAGCGATTTTGATTGAGTTGACACTTATGGAAGAATCCCTCGGTGCGGAGCCTCGCGTGATCCGCGAATGGGTCACTCCGGGTATTCCATCATGA
- a CDS encoding Slp family lipoprotein: MKRIVAVVALIGCLGVTACSPTTVFAPDVLAGVDPNFDFSRWRALPNQTVDKKVQLGGRILQADRRDGTVTLVLMQLPIVEHPAFGPKDTGKRSGEFAVTFNGTIERPFLQPGNRVLLVGTTQRAQIVSVDDTPRSFPTVAAKCLHIWNTGGREISDFPSYGAGYETLEEDTFCAAHQ, encoded by the coding sequence ATGAAGCGCATCGTGGCGGTGGTGGCGCTGATTGGCTGCCTGGGAGTGACCGCGTGTTCGCCGACGACCGTGTTTGCTCCGGACGTGCTGGCCGGCGTCGATCCGAATTTTGATTTTTCCCGCTGGCGCGCCTTGCCTAATCAAACCGTGGACAAGAAAGTGCAGTTGGGGGGGCGGATCCTCCAGGCCGATCGGAGGGACGGCACCGTCACGCTGGTGCTGATGCAATTGCCCATCGTCGAGCACCCCGCCTTCGGGCCCAAGGATACCGGCAAACGCAGCGGCGAATTTGCCGTCACGTTCAACGGGACGATCGAGCGGCCCTTTCTTCAGCCCGGCAACCGCGTGCTGCTCGTGGGGACGACGCAACGCGCCCAAATCGTGTCGGTGGATGACACCCCGCGCAGCTTTCCGACCGTGGCGGCGAAGTGCCTGCATATCTGGAATACGGGGGGGCGGGAAATTTCGGATTTTCCCTCGTATGGAGCGGGCTACGAGACGTTGGAGGAAGACACGTTCTGCGCCGCTCACCAGTAA
- a CDS encoding PepSY domain-containing protein encodes MKDRKKKIARAQASSLPIDQAIEKVQRKIRGVVTDASLKGNSKDVHWRVKVLTPEGFVKVYVDAHSGEILEAWAEDES; translated from the coding sequence GTGAAGGATAGAAAAAAGAAAATCGCGCGGGCTCAGGCGTCTTCCCTCCCCATTGATCAAGCCATTGAGAAGGTTCAGCGGAAGATTCGAGGAGTCGTGACAGATGCCAGCCTGAAGGGCAATTCAAAGGACGTGCATTGGAGAGTCAAGGTATTGACTCCGGAGGGATTCGTAAAAGTGTATGTTGATGCCCATTCGGGTGAAATCCTCGAAGCATGGGCAGAGGATGAATCCTAG
- a CDS encoding response regulator transcription factor: MLITSSKKILIVEDDTNIRDLIQMYLEKEGFRTLTAGEGAEAIEQARSGHPDMVILDLMLPGIDGIEVCKRLQLIPQTSRIPIIMLTAKSEELDVVLGLELGADDYVTKPFSPRALVARIKSVLHRLERATAQEAKPLQYGSLSLYTSRHEVTVDGREVTLTSKEFGLLEHLLKNPGRLMTRDILMNNVWGYDYHGTSRTVDVHVARLKQKLPMLCEAIVAVKSLGYKFRDTESAYAT; this comes from the coding sequence ATGCTCATCACCAGTAGTAAGAAAATACTGATTGTCGAAGACGATACGAACATTCGTGATCTCATCCAAATGTATCTTGAGAAAGAAGGCTTTCGCACGTTGACGGCGGGAGAAGGCGCAGAGGCTATTGAGCAGGCCAGATCCGGTCATCCTGACATGGTCATTCTCGACCTGATGCTTCCTGGAATCGATGGGATTGAAGTGTGCAAACGACTTCAGCTAATTCCTCAAACCTCAAGAATTCCCATCATCATGTTGACGGCGAAAAGTGAAGAGTTGGACGTCGTGCTGGGGCTGGAACTGGGAGCCGATGATTATGTAACCAAGCCGTTTAGTCCGAGGGCGCTCGTGGCCCGCATTAAATCAGTGTTGCACAGACTCGAGAGAGCAACCGCTCAAGAGGCTAAACCCTTGCAGTATGGTTCTCTCAGTCTCTATACCTCCAGGCATGAAGTCACCGTGGATGGGAGAGAAGTCACTTTGACGAGCAAGGAGTTCGGCCTCCTCGAACACCTCTTGAAGAACCCGGGGCGGTTAATGACACGGGATATACTGATGAACAACGTGTGGGGCTACGACTACCATGGCACTAGCCGAACGGTGGATGTGCACGTCGCTCGGCTCAAACAGAAACTTCCCATGTTGTGCGAAGCGATCGTAGCCGTGAAGTCACTTGGTTATAAGTTCAGAGACACTGAGTCTGCATATGCAACCTAG
- a CDS encoding prepilin-type N-terminal cleavage/methylation domain-containing protein, giving the protein MDSRGFTLLEVLIALAILALSLPILLGLRNFDLELHTRAADIVAATMLAQEKLVETELTPVYQLGETTGEFLRLPLGSQPTTLNENNRERTEKYRWKKLVLVTPIPSVKEVKIQVTWLRGIAEEMVEVSTYVFTPPQKL; this is encoded by the coding sequence ATGGACTCACGGGGCTTTACGCTGCTGGAAGTGCTGATCGCATTGGCTATTTTGGCGTTGAGCCTTCCGATTCTCCTGGGCCTGCGGAATTTCGACCTGGAACTGCACACCCGGGCGGCTGACATCGTGGCCGCGACAATGCTCGCCCAGGAGAAGTTGGTGGAAACAGAATTGACTCCCGTCTACCAGCTGGGTGAAACGACAGGAGAGTTTCTGCGTCTCCCCTTGGGCTCACAGCCGACGACCCTCAACGAGAACAACCGGGAACGCACTGAAAAATACCGTTGGAAGAAGCTCGTGCTCGTCACCCCGATCCCCTCGGTCAAGGAGGTGAAGATTCAAGTCACCTGGCTGCGCGGCATCGCGGAAGAGATGGTAGAGGTCAGCACCTATGTGTTTACCCCCCCCCAGAAACTCTGA
- the gspG gene encoding type II secretion system major pseudopilin GspG, giving the protein MERQSAGRLRSERGFTFIEIMVVVAILAILAALVVPRIMGRTDDAKRTAAKVQIRNIEGALQLYKLDNGVYPTTEQGLKALVEKPSVGVVPKKWKLGGYIQKLPEDPWGNPYKYLSPSPTLKGDYEITSLGTDGEAGGEGVNADITNWNLDKE; this is encoded by the coding sequence ATGGAACGACAATCAGCCGGGCGGCTCCGTTCAGAACGCGGGTTTACATTCATCGAGATCATGGTGGTGGTCGCGATCCTCGCGATTCTCGCCGCCCTGGTCGTCCCGCGCATCATGGGACGGACGGATGACGCCAAACGAACCGCGGCGAAAGTACAGATCCGCAATATCGAGGGCGCTTTGCAGCTCTACAAGCTCGACAACGGGGTATATCCCACCACCGAGCAGGGCTTGAAGGCATTAGTCGAGAAACCGTCGGTCGGGGTCGTCCCGAAAAAATGGAAACTGGGGGGATACATCCAAAAACTTCCGGAGGACCCCTGGGGCAATCCGTACAAGTATTTGAGCCCAAGCCCGACCTTGAAGGGTGACTATGAAATCACCTCCCTGGGGACGGACGGCGAGGCGGGCGGCGAAGGGGTGAATGCGGACATCACGAACTGGAATCTGGATAAGGAATAG